One region of Epilithonimonas zeae genomic DNA includes:
- a CDS encoding metal-dependent hydrolase: MKIKFLGQNCFLFTYNGVTILSDPFYNYQKAQSGFDIKAQKIDYVLITHAHGDHIADVKEVLENHPDATVIGQPEICGYFGHSNNIDINFGGSAKLEGLKISMVPALHTSSFPDGSYGGLASGYIFRFADGRNLYLAGDTGVTAEMSLFPQVFGKLDLSILPVGKHYTMCPRKAAFAASELLKTPKVIGCHFDTFPPIEINHEDAKKHFSDKNIDFSLPKLGEEFEF; encoded by the coding sequence ATGAAAATAAAATTCTTGGGACAAAACTGTTTTTTGTTCACATATAACGGCGTAACAATTCTTTCTGACCCTTTTTACAACTATCAGAAAGCGCAATCCGGATTTGATATCAAGGCTCAGAAAATCGATTATGTGTTAATTACGCACGCTCACGGCGACCATATCGCTGATGTGAAAGAGGTTCTTGAAAATCATCCTGATGCAACTGTAATTGGACAACCAGAGATTTGCGGATATTTTGGACATTCCAATAATATCGATATCAATTTCGGAGGTTCTGCGAAGTTGGAGGGTTTGAAAATTTCTATGGTTCCGGCATTACACACAAGTTCTTTTCCAGACGGTTCTTACGGAGGATTAGCTTCCGGATATATTTTTAGATTTGCTGATGGAAGAAACCTTTATTTGGCTGGAGATACAGGTGTAACTGCCGAAATGAGCTTGTTTCCGCAAGTTTTTGGGAAATTAGACCTATCAATCCTTCCAGTTGGTAAACATTATACAATGTGCCCTAGAAAAGCGGCTTTTGCGGCATCAGAATTATTGAAAACTCCGAAGGTAATTGGTTGCCATTTCGATACTTTTCCACCAATTGAAATCAATCATGAAGATGCGAAAAAGCATTTCTCTGATAAAAACATCGACTTTTCTTTACCAAAACTAGGAGAGGAGTTCG